In one window of Pseudoalteromonas espejiana DSM 9414 DNA:
- a CDS encoding type I secretion system permease/ATPase, with product MELNDVLDHGGALVDCLAVLCRFHDKDFSREALLNGLPLTDGKLTPSGFARAAKRVGFKSKVVNKPLNQINTALLPAIIILDNNQACVINAIDNQKKVAQVTYPELTESVVEEDLEQLTEKSTGLIIYSHPEFIFDERSPVLEKLSKDGWFWGVIKECRSLYKDVIISAIALGVLSVAMPLFVMNVYDRVVPNHATETLWVLAIGIIIALTADFVLRLVRSYFVELAASRIDVKVSAVIMERVLGMKLKNRPSSAGSFASNIQSFEAVRNFFSSITLVALVDLPFVAIYLIVIAIIGVPLSLPIIAGALILLCYGIAAHRKLEALSEQTMKASSMRNSVLVESLTNIEDVKSFHSECKTQSTWEKSTIYIAQVNAQSRLISSSISNSASWIQQCVGVIIMIIGVHLVIEGELTQGGLIAAYLLSSRAMGPLGQCASVLAQYHHSAIAMQSLNEIMEKDVERPPNKHWLSHPVLKGEIEFKDVCFKYEDDSPSALNNISFKINAGEKVAILGRNGSGKSTLEKLILGLYEPTSGSVMVDNNNIQQIDPAELRHNIGYVPQNIALFYGSLKDNLTISAWHARDEQIINACEKSQLFDLINSHPDGFDLQVGEQGRLLSGGQKQAVGIARALINDPPIMLFDEPTSSLDHNSENTIINNLQSATKDKTLIVVTHRSSLLALVDRIIVLDKGKIVADGPKQKVIAALNNQTVGQAS from the coding sequence ATGGAATTAAATGATGTACTTGATCATGGGGGCGCGCTGGTAGACTGCTTAGCAGTCCTGTGTCGCTTTCATGATAAAGATTTTTCAAGGGAGGCCCTTTTAAACGGCCTCCCTCTTACAGATGGAAAACTCACTCCTTCAGGGTTTGCGCGTGCCGCCAAACGTGTTGGTTTTAAATCTAAGGTTGTAAATAAGCCCTTAAACCAAATTAACACCGCATTACTCCCCGCTATTATTATTTTAGATAACAATCAAGCGTGCGTAATAAATGCAATTGATAACCAAAAAAAAGTGGCCCAAGTTACTTACCCTGAATTAACAGAGTCCGTAGTTGAAGAAGACCTTGAGCAACTAACCGAAAAATCTACAGGCTTAATTATTTATTCTCACCCTGAGTTTATTTTTGATGAGCGCTCTCCGGTACTCGAAAAACTCTCTAAAGATGGCTGGTTTTGGGGTGTTATTAAAGAGTGTCGTTCGTTGTACAAAGACGTAATTATCTCTGCTATTGCGTTAGGTGTTCTCTCTGTGGCCATGCCATTATTTGTAATGAATGTTTATGACCGAGTTGTGCCAAATCACGCCACCGAAACACTATGGGTTTTAGCAATAGGCATAATCATAGCACTAACTGCAGATTTTGTTTTGCGCTTAGTACGTAGCTATTTCGTAGAGCTTGCTGCAAGTAGAATTGACGTTAAAGTTTCAGCGGTAATAATGGAGCGAGTATTAGGAATGAAGCTTAAAAACAGGCCTTCATCGGCCGGTTCTTTTGCTAGTAATATTCAATCTTTTGAAGCTGTTCGTAACTTTTTTAGCTCTATTACACTTGTTGCTTTGGTCGACTTACCTTTTGTGGCCATTTACTTAATTGTAATTGCAATTATAGGTGTGCCTTTAAGCCTGCCCATTATTGCAGGTGCATTAATACTATTATGTTATGGCATTGCTGCGCACCGAAAACTAGAAGCGCTCTCTGAGCAGACAATGAAAGCAAGCTCTATGCGTAATTCTGTACTGGTAGAGAGCTTAACAAATATCGAAGATGTAAAAAGCTTTCACAGTGAATGTAAAACACAATCAACATGGGAAAAATCAACAATTTATATTGCGCAAGTTAACGCGCAAAGCCGATTAATTTCTAGCTCCATTTCAAATAGTGCTTCATGGATCCAACAATGTGTTGGCGTAATTATAATGATCATTGGAGTCCACTTGGTGATCGAAGGTGAACTAACTCAAGGCGGGTTAATAGCAGCTTATTTGCTATCTTCTCGTGCTATGGGTCCATTAGGACAATGTGCATCAGTACTTGCGCAATATCACCACTCAGCTATTGCAATGCAGTCACTTAATGAAATTATGGAAAAAGACGTTGAGCGCCCACCTAATAAGCATTGGTTAAGTCATCCTGTGCTCAAAGGTGAAATAGAATTTAAAGATGTATGCTTTAAATATGAAGACGACTCCCCATCGGCTCTTAACAATATTAGCTTTAAAATAAACGCCGGCGAAAAGGTCGCTATTTTAGGACGTAACGGTTCTGGTAAAAGTACCCTAGAGAAACTAATTTTAGGTTTATACGAGCCAACATCTGGCTCAGTTATGGTTGATAACAACAATATTCAACAAATAGACCCCGCCGAGCTTAGACACAACATTGGTTATGTACCTCAAAATATTGCGCTATTTTATGGCAGCCTAAAAGACAACCTAACCATAAGTGCGTGGCATGCAAGAGACGAGCAAATTATCAATGCCTGTGAAAAAAGCCAATTATTCGATTTAATAAACTCTCACCCTGATGGGTTTGATTTACAAGTAGGCGAGCAAGGAAGACTTTTATCTGGAGGGCAAAAACAAGCAGTAGGTATCGCTCGGGCGTTAATAAACGATCCCCCTATTATGTTGTTTGATGAACCGACGTCATCGCTCGATCACAACAGCGAAAATACAATTATTAATAACTTACAAAGTGCCACTAAAGATAAAACCTTAATTGTTGTAACACATAGATCATCGCTTCTTGCCTTAGTCGATCGCATCATTGTGCTCGATAAAGGTAAAATAGTAGCCGATGGACCAAAGCAAAAAGTAATTGCTGCACTTAATAACCAAACAGTGGGGCAAGCATCATGA